The following proteins are co-located in the Indicator indicator isolate 239-I01 chromosome 33, UM_Iind_1.1, whole genome shotgun sequence genome:
- the CLIC4 gene encoding chloride intracellular channel protein 4: MALSVPVNGLKEGDKEPVIELFVKAGSDGESIGNCPFSQRLFMILWLKGVVFSVTTVDLKRKPADLQNLAPGTHPPFITYNGEVRTDVNKIEEFLEDVLAPPKYLKLSPKHPESNTAGMDIFAKFSAFIKNSRPEANEALERGLLKTLQKLDEYLNCPLPDEIDENSLEDISSSSRKFLDGNEMTLADCNLLPKLHIVKVVAKKYRNFEIPKEMTGVWRYLTNAYSRDEFTNTCPGDKEIEIAYSDVAKRLTK; encoded by the exons ATGGCGCTGTCCGTGCCGGTTAACGGGCTGAAGGAGGGCGACAAGGAGCCCGTCATAGAGCTTTTCGTTAAG gctggcagcGATGGTGAGAGCATAGGGAACTGTCCCTTCTCTCAGAGGCTCTTCATGATCCTTTGGCTGAAGGGAGTGGTGTTCAGTGTCACAACAGTCGACCTGAAGAG GAAACCAGCAGACCTTCAAAACCTGGCTCCAGGCACTCACCCACCCTTCATCACTTACAATGGGGAAGTCAGGACAGATGTCAACAAGATTGAAGAGTTCCTGGAAGATGTTTTGGCTCCACCCAA gtaCCTAAAACTTTCACCAAAGCATCCTGAGTCCAACACAGCTGGGATGGATATATTTGCCAAATTCTCTGCTTTCATCAAGAATTCTAGACCAGAAGCTAATGAAG ccctggaacGTGGCCTGTTGAAGACCCTGCAGAAGCTGGACGAGTACCTGAACTGCCCCCTGCCTGACGAGATCGACGAGAACAgcctggaggacatctccagctccaGCCGCAAGTTCCTGGATGGCAACGAGATGACCTTGGCAGACTGCAACCTGCTGCCCAAGCTGCACATTGTCAAG GTGGTGGCTAAAAAGTATCGCAACTTTGAGATCCCCAAGGAGATGACAGGGGTCTGGAGATACCTGACAAATGCTTACAGCAGGGATGAGTTCACCAACACCTGTCCTGGAGACAAAGAAATTGAAATAGCTTACAGTGATGTAGCCAAGAGACTCACCAAGTAA